One window of the Thermodesulfobacteriota bacterium genome contains the following:
- a CDS encoding phosphatidate cytidylyltransferase, whose translation MVPALEFKRKMVHLGTLVIPVGYAFTSEKLVLSVLVPFFLLYLLVDLLRLIHPGLAGLFRRYFVRRVLREKEEFTLMGSTYFLFASLLTILLFSKPVAIASLLILILSDTAAAFVGKGFGRVFLWGKTLEGSIAFLLSSLLIVWLYPGLDRLSGSLAALGSTLVEMLPLPFDDNLTIPLVAGAIMSFGTG comes from the coding sequence ATGGTACCCGCCCTGGAGTTTAAGCGAAAGATGGTCCATCTGGGGACACTGGTCATCCCCGTGGGTTATGCCTTCACCTCCGAAAAGTTGGTTCTCTCCGTTCTCGTCCCGTTCTTTCTCCTCTATCTCCTCGTCGATCTCCTACGCCTGATCCATCCGGGTCTGGCCGGCCTGTTTCGAAGATACTTTGTGCGGAGGGTGCTGCGGGAGAAGGAGGAATTCACGCTCATGGGTTCGACCTATTTCCTCTTTGCCTCCCTCCTGACGATCCTCCTCTTTTCCAAACCGGTTGCCATCGCCAGTCTGTTGATCCTCATCCTTTCGGATACGGCCGCCGCCTTCGTGGGAAAAGGATTCGGCCGGGTCTTCCTTTGGGGGAAGACCCTGGAAGGAAGCATTGCTTTTTTGCTCTCCTCCCTCCTGATCGTCTGGCTCTATCCCGGACTCGACCGGCTCTCGGGGAGCCTGGCCGCCCTCGGATCGACCCTGGTCGAGATGCTTCCCCTTCCCTTCGATGACAATCTCACCATCCCTCTGGTGGCCGGTGCCATCATGTCCTTCGGAACGGGATGA
- a CDS encoding YbaN family protein, whose translation MEPIGQDRPRRLPWVRPFLVGLGTFFVGLGIVGIFIPVLPTTPFFLLAAACYARSSDRTYHWLLNHRWFGKYIRDYREGRGIPRRAKGLSIGMLWTTVLVSLLVLPHPLLVKVLLLAIALGVTIYLLSLPTSPGGSEGGLHADPRASSKHLDKGRGG comes from the coding sequence ATGGAACCAATCGGACAAGACCGGCCCCGACGCCTTCCGTGGGTCAGGCCATTCTTGGTGGGGTTGGGTACGTTCTTCGTCGGCCTCGGAATCGTCGGGATTTTTATCCCTGTTCTGCCCACCACCCCTTTCTTTCTCCTGGCAGCCGCCTGTTATGCGAGGAGTTCAGACCGGACTTACCATTGGCTTCTGAACCATCGGTGGTTTGGGAAGTATATCCGTGATTACCGAGAAGGGAGGGGAATCCCGAGGAGGGCCAAGGGGTTATCCATCGGCATGCTCTGGACGACGGTCCTCGTCTCCCTCCTGGTCCTCCCCCATCCGCTTCTGGTCAAGGTCCTTTTACTGGCCATCGCCTTGGGTGTCACGATCTACCTTCTCTCCCTTCCGACCTCCCCCGGAGGATCGGAAGGGGGCCTCCATGCCGACCCAAGGGCGTCCTCCAAACATCTTGACAAAGGGAGGGGGGGTTAG
- a CDS encoding rRNA pseudouridine synthase — translation MGLERIQKVIARAGVASRREAEQMILEGRVTVNGKVVEQLGFKVDPLKDHIKVDGKRLPAPEPKVTFLLYKPKGYLSTVRDPVGRPTVMDLMKGVRWRVYPLGRLDFDAEGVLLMTNDGELFYRLSHPRFSIPRTYWAKVEGIPKERDLIRLRRGLHLEDGPAKALSVRVLRKTEKHCWIESVVTEGRNHLIKRMFLAIGHPVLKLKRVAFGPIQLGDLSPGQYRLLTSEELGRLRRAIGEGKRRAGG, via the coding sequence ATGGGATTGGAGAGGATCCAGAAGGTGATCGCCCGCGCGGGAGTGGCTTCGAGACGGGAAGCCGAACAGATGATCCTCGAAGGGAGGGTCACCGTCAACGGAAAGGTCGTCGAACAATTGGGATTCAAGGTCGATCCCCTCAAGGACCATATCAAGGTCGATGGAAAGCGGTTACCTGCCCCGGAGCCCAAAGTGACCTTTCTCCTCTACAAACCGAAGGGTTACCTCTCCACGGTGAGAGACCCCGTGGGGAGACCCACGGTCATGGATCTGATGAAGGGGGTGAGGTGGAGGGTCTATCCCCTGGGCCGGCTCGATTTCGATGCCGAGGGGGTTCTCTTGATGACCAACGACGGAGAACTCTTTTACCGCCTTTCGCACCCTCGTTTTTCGATCCCGAGGACTTATTGGGCCAAGGTGGAGGGCATACCCAAGGAGAGGGACTTGATCCGTCTTCGGCGTGGCCTCCACCTCGAGGATGGCCCGGCAAAGGCCCTCTCCGTCCGGGTCCTTCGAAAGACCGAGAAGCACTGCTGGATCGAATCGGTGGTCACGGAAGGAAGGAATCACCTCATCAAAAGGATGTTTTTGGCGATCGGACACCCCGTCCTGAAGCTTAAGCGGGTGGCCTTCGGCCCGATCCAACTCGGAGATCTCTCCCCCGGTCAGTATCGGTTGCTGACCTCCGAGGAGCTGGGGAGGTTGAGGAGGGCGATTGGGGAGGGGAAGCGACGAGCGGGAGGATGA